The Corynebacterium renale genome includes a region encoding these proteins:
- a CDS encoding DUF3099 domain-containing protein: protein MQLDDGNAKPGSAHSGDQRSSDEYSPVDISGTADKSRRFARASELITDAKKSSYQDRLHRERVYGVLQLVRLPLLVAAVAVYWVWGWWILALVLAVISIPLPGIAVVIANGKGEPVDKRERNIYKPAAYREAVAQAHLESAAGTALPDSGVTGPAALGSTPHEIVDITESEPPAER, encoded by the coding sequence ATGCAGCTTGACGACGGGAATGCGAAGCCTGGCTCCGCACATTCTGGGGACCAGCGTTCTTCCGATGAATATAGCCCCGTAGATATTTCTGGGACTGCGGACAAATCCCGTCGTTTTGCACGCGCGTCTGAGCTGATTACCGATGCAAAGAAGAGTTCGTATCAAGATCGTCTTCATCGGGAACGAGTGTACGGAGTCCTTCAGCTTGTGCGTCTTCCCCTTTTGGTTGCTGCGGTTGCAGTGTATTGGGTATGGGGTTGGTGGATTTTAGCGCTAGTACTAGCGGTTATTTCTATACCGCTGCCCGGTATTGCTGTAGTTATTGCAAACGGTAAAGGCGAGCCGGTGGATAAGCGTGAGCGTAATATCTACAAGCCTGCTGCTTACCGGGAGGCTGTGGCACAAGCACACCTGGAATCCGCTGCTGGGACTGCGCTCCCTGATTCGGGGGTTACGGGGCCCGCCGCGTTGGGGAGTACTCCTCATGAGATAGTAGACATCACCGAAAGCGAACCTCCTGCAGAAAGATAG
- the dtd gene encoding D-aminoacyl-tRNA deacylase, protein MKAVLTRVTTAHVEVEGKIVAAFEAPDTGGILALVGVGHDDTEEDAKTMARKIAELRVLDGEKSVTDCDAPVIVVSQFTLQGETKKGRRPSWSNAAPGSVAQPLFDAVVDDLTARGLSVGTGVFGAMMNVHSVNAGPFTVLVDTQA, encoded by the coding sequence GTGAAGGCCGTACTTACTCGCGTTACCACTGCGCATGTCGAAGTGGAAGGAAAAATCGTCGCTGCATTCGAGGCTCCAGATACGGGAGGAATCCTCGCACTTGTGGGTGTTGGACACGACGATACTGAAGAAGATGCCAAGACCATGGCCCGTAAAATTGCGGAGCTGCGTGTGCTTGACGGTGAAAAATCCGTGACGGACTGCGACGCTCCCGTGATTGTAGTCAGCCAGTTCACCCTCCAAGGGGAAACTAAAAAGGGACGCCGCCCGAGTTGGTCGAATGCTGCGCCAGGATCTGTTGCGCAACCGCTTTTCGACGCCGTCGTGGACGATCTCACAGCGCGGGGCTTGTCTGTGGGCACCGGCGTGTTTGGAGCCATGATGAACGTGCATTCCGTCAATGCAGGTCCGTTCACCGTGTTAGTGGATACACAAGCGTAG
- a CDS encoding DUF4190 domain-containing protein, translating to MTNPFNNPNEEGNTNPFNGANEANHTNPFASADDRNDAASGHGNAQAENKETTSGAYPDFPQYPGSTPTSPQGADGGAQPAYQPYGAIPDQAPVAAGGWELANQARNKLSPWSLGLGIFSLVSSTVLIIIGIGPLLGILAGIIAVVVGIVALVKAKNFQGPGQRKGMAIGGLITGILGFVIGAVIIFGMIALFTEVGEACADLSGAEQEQCIADVFGVDAETLR from the coding sequence TTGACGAACCCATTTAATAACCCCAACGAAGAAGGTAACACTAATCCTTTTAACGGAGCCAACGAAGCTAACCACACGAATCCATTTGCTTCGGCGGATGACCGGAATGACGCAGCATCTGGTCACGGTAACGCCCAAGCAGAAAACAAAGAAACTACCTCAGGCGCGTACCCGGACTTTCCTCAGTACCCAGGTTCTACCCCTACTTCACCTCAGGGCGCAGATGGAGGCGCACAGCCTGCCTACCAGCCTTATGGGGCAATCCCAGACCAAGCTCCTGTGGCTGCTGGCGGATGGGAACTTGCTAATCAGGCTCGGAATAAACTGAGCCCCTGGTCTCTCGGTTTGGGTATCTTCTCGTTAGTAAGCTCGACAGTTCTTATTATCATCGGAATCGGCCCTTTGCTGGGTATTCTCGCAGGCATCATCGCTGTGGTTGTGGGGATTGTCGCCTTGGTTAAGGCGAAGAATTTCCAGGGACCTGGCCAACGTAAGGGAATGGCTATTGGCGGTTTGATAACCGGCATTCTCGGTTTTGTCATCGGTGCCGTGATTATCTTTGGCATGATCGCATTGTTTACCGAGGTTGGCGAAGCCTGCGCCGACCTGTCTGGCGCGGAACAAGAGCAATGTATCGCTGACGTCTTTGGGGTGGACGCCGAAACGCTACGCTAG
- a CDS encoding DUF7059 domain-containing protein gives MGQYEDSPLASVASRLGEAFRDLGFGEDGIAGALGPAAYAALYRGEPGAVSRALSFITPESSHWPVSVLTRLFVMGEEVLCGDVEKLLGGDLVAELVSEDLLVIRGGRATAAVEIRPRTIDGEVNYVFADFDASMKNHVPGKDHVLGVGAASLSLLQAVPRTPVSSVLDLGCGSGIQTLGQLPYAGTVTATDIHRRALRLAGATLAASGRSNYEVLEGSWFEPVSGRSFERIVANPPFVVGPAAVGHVYRDSGLGLDGATEATVRGAAKHLAPGGQAFLLGAWAHVAGETWQQRVARWLPLTGVAAWVLQRDVADPEMYVSTWLRDESIDPRSDLGKQRTRDWLDFFAEHDVTGIGFGWIGLEAIGQQPTEVVAEELAQPFTDPLGPEFAEYFKRAGWLRQRTSADILSSQLCVRPTVAVDAVSVTDTDTGLGFAPSVTRISRLDGPLFNHEIDNHLQAIVAGLHPQGLNLEDVIELYAAAQGLDAAAITADCVAAIVDLIRHGIVLPADLVEIV, from the coding sequence ATGGGCCAGTACGAAGATTCTCCTTTGGCATCAGTTGCGTCTCGTCTCGGAGAGGCTTTCCGTGATCTCGGGTTCGGTGAAGATGGTATTGCGGGCGCGTTGGGACCTGCTGCGTATGCGGCGTTGTATCGCGGTGAGCCTGGCGCCGTGTCACGCGCGCTCAGTTTTATCACTCCAGAATCGTCACATTGGCCAGTGTCAGTGCTCACGCGGCTTTTTGTGATGGGCGAAGAAGTGCTGTGCGGCGACGTCGAAAAGCTTCTTGGCGGGGATCTTGTAGCAGAACTGGTTTCTGAAGACCTACTGGTGATCCGCGGGGGCCGTGCAACTGCCGCTGTGGAGATACGGCCCCGGACCATCGACGGAGAAGTGAATTACGTTTTCGCCGATTTCGATGCTTCCATGAAAAATCATGTGCCTGGTAAGGATCATGTTCTGGGTGTAGGCGCAGCCAGCCTATCGCTCCTTCAAGCCGTTCCCCGGACGCCTGTGTCCTCAGTCCTTGATCTAGGGTGTGGGTCCGGAATCCAAACTCTCGGACAACTCCCTTATGCGGGTACAGTCACTGCAACCGATATTCATCGCCGGGCGCTCAGACTTGCTGGCGCCACGTTGGCCGCCTCAGGGCGATCGAATTATGAGGTCCTTGAAGGATCGTGGTTCGAGCCGGTTTCAGGGCGAAGTTTCGAACGCATCGTGGCAAATCCCCCGTTTGTGGTGGGTCCGGCGGCGGTTGGACACGTGTACCGCGATTCCGGATTAGGTCTTGATGGTGCCACAGAAGCCACAGTCCGCGGGGCTGCCAAGCATCTCGCCCCGGGCGGTCAGGCATTTCTCCTAGGAGCATGGGCGCACGTTGCCGGCGAAACGTGGCAGCAACGTGTTGCTCGGTGGCTTCCGCTTACGGGTGTGGCTGCCTGGGTTCTCCAACGAGATGTGGCAGACCCTGAGATGTATGTGTCTACCTGGCTCCGTGATGAATCCATTGATCCTCGCTCGGACCTGGGTAAGCAACGAACTCGTGATTGGCTCGACTTCTTTGCTGAGCACGATGTGACGGGGATTGGTTTTGGGTGGATCGGCCTCGAGGCCATAGGTCAACAACCTACCGAGGTTGTTGCTGAAGAACTCGCGCAACCCTTCACTGACCCGTTGGGCCCTGAATTCGCAGAATACTTTAAGCGCGCCGGGTGGCTGCGCCAACGAACCAGCGCTGATATTCTCTCATCCCAGTTGTGCGTGCGACCGACGGTAGCCGTCGATGCAGTGTCGGTCACTGATACGGATACTGGCCTGGGTTTCGCTCCAAGCGTTACGCGTATTTCCCGCTTAGACGGGCCCTTGTTCAACCACGAAATCGACAATCATCTCCAGGCAATCGTTGCTGGTTTACACCCCCAAGGTTTGAATCTTGAGGATGTCATAGAGCTTTACGCCGCGGCGCAAGGCCTTGATGCAGCGGCGATTACCGCAGACTGTGTCGCCGCGATTGTTGACCTCATCCGACACGGCATAGTGCTGCCGGCGGACCTGGTGGAAATCGTTTAA
- a CDS encoding RNA polymerase sigma factor, protein MAVNENTENAAPNNEAGNGATAPRKAVKKTARKTARKTARKATARTATTTAAAAAQVASTPPAEAEAAPAPVPEEKEAAPAKKATRKAAKKSAKKTTKKTTKKATKKATRKSTAKKTSKKATKKETSPAVEEQTVADEEVLEDEFTHDDDEQDYDPDLEHDDEDFQDDALVDDEIAEDDDEDEDDGSDSSVWDEDESAALRQARKDAQLTASADSVRAYLKQIGKVALLNAEQEVSLAKRIEAGLYADYRMNMMQEAFDNGDKEAKLTPAVKRDLRAIARDGRKAKNHLLEANLRLVVSLAKRYTGRGMAFLDLIQEGNLGLIRAVEKFDYSKGYKFSTYATWWIRQAITRAMADQARTIRIPVHMVEVINKLGRIQRELLQDLGREPTPLELAKEMDITEEKVLEIQQYAREPISLDQTIGDEGDSQLGDFIEDSEAVVAVDAVSFTLLQDQLQDVLHTLSEREAGVVRLRFGLTDGMPRTLDEIGQVYGVTRERIRQIESKTMSKLRHPSRSQVLRDYLE, encoded by the coding sequence GTGGCAGTCAACGAAAATACAGAGAACGCGGCCCCAAACAATGAGGCGGGGAACGGTGCAACTGCACCTCGCAAGGCTGTAAAGAAGACGGCGCGCAAGACCGCACGGAAGACCGCGCGCAAGGCAACAGCGCGTACTGCTACGACCACCGCTGCTGCAGCGGCGCAGGTCGCTTCTACCCCACCTGCAGAGGCCGAGGCAGCTCCTGCACCGGTCCCTGAGGAAAAGGAAGCTGCTCCGGCTAAGAAAGCCACCCGCAAGGCTGCGAAGAAGTCTGCAAAGAAAACAACTAAGAAAACAACCAAAAAGGCCACCAAGAAGGCTACTCGGAAGTCCACCGCCAAAAAGACTTCGAAAAAGGCAACCAAAAAGGAAACTTCGCCAGCTGTTGAAGAACAGACTGTAGCGGATGAAGAAGTTCTCGAAGACGAGTTCACTCACGACGATGACGAGCAGGACTACGATCCCGACCTGGAGCACGACGACGAGGATTTCCAGGATGATGCCCTAGTCGATGATGAAATCGCAGAGGACGACGACGAGGACGAAGATGACGGAAGCGATTCTTCTGTCTGGGACGAGGACGAATCAGCCGCTCTGCGCCAGGCACGTAAGGATGCTCAGCTTACTGCCTCTGCAGACTCAGTACGCGCTTATCTGAAACAGATCGGCAAAGTTGCCCTGCTCAACGCTGAGCAGGAAGTCTCCTTGGCTAAGCGGATTGAGGCCGGCCTTTACGCCGACTACCGCATGAACATGATGCAGGAGGCGTTTGATAACGGCGACAAAGAAGCCAAGCTGACCCCTGCTGTGAAGCGCGATCTTCGTGCGATTGCTCGTGATGGCCGCAAAGCAAAGAACCACCTACTTGAGGCCAACCTTCGCCTGGTGGTCTCGTTAGCGAAGCGTTATACGGGCCGCGGCATGGCATTCTTAGACCTTATCCAGGAAGGCAACTTGGGTCTGATTCGTGCCGTCGAGAAGTTCGACTACTCCAAGGGCTACAAGTTCTCCACATACGCAACGTGGTGGATTCGCCAAGCTATTACCCGCGCTATGGCCGATCAGGCGCGTACCATTCGTATTCCAGTCCACATGGTGGAAGTTATTAACAAACTGGGACGCATCCAGCGCGAGCTACTCCAAGACTTGGGTCGCGAGCCAACTCCACTTGAGCTGGCCAAAGAGATGGACATCACCGAAGAGAAGGTACTGGAGATTCAGCAGTACGCCCGTGAGCCAATCTCACTGGACCAGACGATTGGTGATGAAGGCGATAGCCAGCTAGGAGACTTCATCGAAGATTCGGAGGCAGTGGTTGCCGTTGACGCGGTGTCCTTTACCCTGCTCCAGGATCAACTGCAGGACGTTCTGCACACCCTCTCTGAGCGCGAGGCTGGCGTTGTTCGACTCCGCTTTGGCCTTACCGACGGCATGCCACGCACTCTCGATGAGATCGGCCAAGTCTACGGCGTGACCCGCGAACGTATCCGCCAGATCGAGTCGAAAACAATGTCTAAGTTGCGCCACCCAAGCCGTTCCCAGGTTCTGCGCGACTACCTCGAGTAG
- a CDS encoding DUF4192 family protein: protein MTYSLGRLMHGGEEHTVLQQHSAGARGADRTEHSDPVTLVTSLIGAFETTELGTVIVMTWPKSQDLDGGLGNTQAFHLYAGGNQASDSALGVKERFLELTRGAYWACVVLSECPATNWALRDFIEPLMVIEPEDELSSTCRGIWATSALRPGECLWAHQLIAGAGNPLYLGKLGNASPAAADAGLVKISQALVDCPYDVAASRKRAHDFRDSIETELEVMGCSKELEQAIEALGNIFCGLNKNYGAETLNDIAPTPEDLTHLLYLTLDNVLLRDVALNLAVAMPEFVMCVYSDVATATSGPAWANALSICAVAAINIGMSDYAYGLLEEVRRTYREHSLSSLLLSLMEQGREDAIARAVEHAYAFICDQYRVRPRLDVLM, encoded by the coding sequence ATGACATATTCACTAGGACGCCTCATGCATGGCGGAGAAGAGCACACTGTATTACAACAACACAGCGCTGGAGCACGTGGAGCTGACCGGACGGAGCATTCGGATCCGGTCACACTGGTTACGTCACTCATTGGGGCTTTCGAGACTACGGAGCTTGGCACAGTCATCGTTATGACCTGGCCGAAATCGCAAGATTTAGACGGAGGTTTAGGTAACACACAGGCGTTCCACCTCTACGCTGGCGGTAACCAAGCATCAGATTCCGCTTTGGGGGTGAAGGAAAGATTTCTCGAACTTACACGCGGCGCATATTGGGCGTGTGTAGTGCTCTCGGAGTGCCCGGCTACGAATTGGGCGTTACGAGATTTCATTGAGCCGCTCATGGTGATTGAACCCGAAGATGAGCTAAGTTCTACGTGCCGTGGCATCTGGGCGACTTCCGCACTACGCCCTGGGGAGTGCCTGTGGGCACACCAGTTGATCGCCGGGGCCGGCAATCCGTTGTATCTGGGCAAGCTAGGAAATGCGTCCCCAGCTGCTGCAGACGCAGGACTGGTAAAGATTTCGCAGGCATTGGTGGATTGCCCTTATGATGTGGCGGCAAGTAGAAAGCGTGCGCATGATTTCCGAGACAGCATCGAAACCGAACTAGAGGTAATGGGGTGCAGTAAGGAACTGGAACAGGCTATCGAAGCCTTGGGTAATATCTTCTGTGGGCTGAATAAGAACTATGGTGCAGAGACACTGAATGACATCGCCCCAACACCCGAGGATCTTACCCACCTGTTGTATCTCACGCTTGATAACGTACTGCTCAGAGACGTAGCACTGAACCTCGCGGTGGCCATGCCTGAATTTGTGATGTGCGTTTACTCCGATGTCGCGACAGCTACGTCAGGACCGGCCTGGGCTAACGCTTTAAGTATTTGTGCGGTTGCTGCGATAAATATCGGAATGTCGGATTATGCTTACGGACTTTTAGAGGAGGTCCGCCGCACGTACCGGGAGCATTCTTTGAGCTCGCTACTTCTTTCGCTTATGGAGCAAGGAAGAGAGGACGCAATCGCACGAGCGGTAGAGCACGCATACGCGTTTATATGTGACCAGTACCGAGTGCGCCCACGCCTCGACGTACTGATGTAA
- a CDS encoding DUF3039 domain-containing protein, translating into MTSSTQTITRPDTRESTTTGDDTPKFFHYVKKDQIVESAIGGKRVVALCGETFPVRKQAKPGSPVCPKCEQIYKTLRRK; encoded by the coding sequence GTGACTAGCTCAACTCAAACAATTACACGTCCAGATACTCGGGAATCGACCACTACAGGCGATGACACCCCCAAGTTTTTCCATTACGTCAAGAAAGACCAGATCGTCGAATCCGCCATCGGAGGAAAGCGGGTCGTAGCACTCTGCGGCGAAACCTTCCCCGTACGGAAACAAGCAAAACCCGGCTCGCCCGTGTGCCCAAAGTGCGAGCAGATTTATAAAACCTTACGTCGCAAGTAG
- the ppgK gene encoding polyphosphate--glucose phosphotransferase, translated as MTQDATSTRGFGIDIGGSGIKGAIVDFATGEFVGERLKIATPQPATPEKVAEVVRTLVEKFEWKGPVGITLPSVIKHQHARSAANIDASWIGTNVQALFQEALERTEVMVLNDADAAGLAEVKYGATSARTGTVLFLTLGTGIGSAFLNNGVLFPNTEIGHLYVDGKEAEHQAAASVKKNNDLSYKQWAKRLSKVLREYEALFSPDLFLIGGGISRKAEKWVPLLDVETPVEPAMLLNRAGIVGAALAAREGIEP; from the coding sequence ATGACACAGGATGCTACTTCTACTCGCGGTTTTGGTATCGATATCGGTGGATCTGGGATCAAAGGTGCCATCGTTGATTTTGCAACCGGTGAATTTGTGGGTGAACGGCTAAAAATCGCCACTCCACAGCCCGCGACTCCGGAGAAGGTCGCGGAGGTTGTTCGTACGCTCGTCGAGAAGTTCGAGTGGAAGGGACCCGTAGGGATTACGCTGCCTTCCGTAATCAAGCATCAGCACGCGCGTAGCGCGGCAAACATTGACGCCAGCTGGATTGGCACCAACGTCCAAGCGCTTTTCCAAGAAGCCTTAGAGCGCACTGAGGTGATGGTGCTTAACGACGCCGACGCCGCGGGACTCGCTGAAGTGAAGTACGGTGCCACATCTGCACGTACTGGCACTGTTTTGTTCCTTACCTTAGGTACCGGGATCGGGTCGGCGTTCCTCAATAACGGGGTTCTTTTCCCCAACACCGAAATTGGTCACCTCTACGTCGATGGCAAAGAGGCCGAGCACCAAGCCGCTGCGTCCGTAAAGAAAAACAACGACCTCTCATACAAGCAATGGGCAAAGCGGTTAAGCAAAGTCCTGAGGGAGTACGAGGCGCTGTTCTCGCCAGACCTCTTCCTTATCGGAGGCGGAATCTCGCGGAAAGCAGAAAAATGGGTGCCGTTGTTAGACGTCGAAACCCCGGTAGAGCCAGCTATGCTGTTGAACCGGGCAGGGATTGTTGGCGCTGCCCTGGCGGCACGCGAAGGCATCGAGCCATAG
- a CDS encoding DEAD/DEAH box helicase gives MKGQLRTWQSKALTKYLLSRPKDFLAVATPGAGKTTFALRVATELLDNRTVDRVIVVVPTEHLKKQWAASAARVGISLDPDFSNADKINPTYDGVVVTYAQVSLHPFKHYSISTAKRTLVILDEIHHGGDAKSWGDGIREAYADAERRLSLTGTPFRSDDAQIPFVTYEEDGEGHLVSKADHTYGYADALADGVVRPVVFLAYSGEARWKDSAGEEYAARLGEPLNAEQTARAWRTALDPHGDWMPAVLRAAQTRLEQMRTHVPDAGGLVIASDTTTARAYAALLEKISSTPVTVVLSDEPGSSKRIDEFSASRDEWMVAVRMVSEGVDVPRLSVGVYATSASTPLFFAQAIGRFVRSRVPGETASVFLPSVPVLLDLAAKLEKSRDHVLGKPHRPQDGLDDDLLADANREKTEPDEKNTYESLGADAELDSLIYEGSTYGTATIAGSQEEADYLGLPGLLDAEQMRTLLKQREKEQLDARTAEAEERKRKEEAARNAEGTQKARERVSSEELPELRKQLNALVSITAARTGRAHGAIHNEVRRACGGPPTALCSPEQIRERIAYLRKW, from the coding sequence ATTAAAGGGCAGCTGCGTACGTGGCAGTCGAAAGCTTTAACCAAGTACCTGCTGAGCAGGCCTAAGGACTTCCTTGCGGTGGCCACTCCAGGTGCTGGTAAAACAACGTTTGCGCTGCGCGTAGCAACCGAGTTGTTAGATAATCGCACGGTAGACCGCGTCATAGTGGTGGTCCCTACCGAACACTTGAAAAAACAGTGGGCGGCCTCGGCTGCGAGGGTGGGAATCTCCTTAGACCCAGATTTTTCTAACGCGGACAAGATTAATCCCACTTACGACGGTGTCGTGGTGACGTACGCCCAGGTCTCCCTGCACCCGTTCAAGCATTATTCCATTTCCACCGCGAAGCGTACCCTTGTAATTCTTGACGAGATCCACCACGGTGGCGACGCCAAGAGCTGGGGCGATGGCATCCGAGAAGCCTACGCTGACGCCGAACGCCGGCTTTCCCTGACCGGTACGCCATTCCGCTCGGACGACGCCCAAATCCCCTTCGTTACGTACGAGGAGGACGGAGAGGGGCACCTGGTAAGCAAAGCTGACCACACGTACGGGTACGCTGATGCTCTTGCCGACGGTGTTGTGCGGCCAGTCGTATTCCTTGCGTATTCTGGTGAAGCGCGCTGGAAGGACAGTGCAGGGGAGGAGTACGCGGCACGTCTCGGTGAACCGCTCAACGCAGAACAAACCGCCAGAGCATGGCGGACGGCACTCGACCCACATGGCGATTGGATGCCCGCAGTTCTCCGCGCGGCACAAACGCGACTGGAACAAATGCGTACCCACGTACCCGATGCGGGCGGGTTGGTCATTGCATCAGACACCACTACAGCCCGCGCCTACGCGGCACTCTTGGAAAAGATCTCTTCTACTCCCGTGACCGTAGTGCTGTCCGACGAGCCGGGGTCCTCGAAGCGGATCGACGAATTCTCTGCTTCTCGCGACGAGTGGATGGTCGCGGTACGCATGGTCTCTGAAGGTGTTGACGTTCCGCGTCTATCGGTAGGAGTTTACGCGACGTCCGCTTCTACGCCACTCTTTTTTGCACAGGCCATTGGTCGTTTCGTTCGGTCGCGAGTACCGGGGGAGACCGCTTCTGTTTTCCTCCCGTCAGTTCCCGTACTTCTGGACTTGGCTGCGAAGCTCGAGAAATCCCGCGACCACGTGCTCGGCAAGCCACACCGCCCCCAAGATGGACTTGACGACGACCTCCTTGCCGATGCGAACCGGGAGAAAACCGAGCCTGACGAGAAAAACACCTACGAGTCACTCGGTGCCGATGCGGAACTCGACTCCCTAATCTATGAAGGATCGACCTACGGTACTGCAACTATTGCCGGTTCCCAGGAGGAGGCCGATTACCTAGGCCTTCCTGGCCTCTTGGACGCTGAGCAGATGAGGACGCTGCTCAAACAGCGTGAAAAAGAACAACTCGATGCGCGCACGGCTGAGGCTGAGGAACGCAAGCGCAAAGAAGAGGCCGCGCGCAACGCTGAAGGAACCCAAAAGGCTCGTGAGAGAGTCTCCTCAGAGGAACTGCCAGAGTTGAGAAAGCAGCTGAATGCTTTGGTTTCCATCACAGCCGCACGCACTGGGCGCGCGCATGGCGCAATTCATAATGAGGTGCGTCGTGCCTGTGGGGGACCTCCGACTGCTCTTTGCTCGCCTGAACAGATTCGTGAACGCATAGCTTACTTGCGCAAATGGTGA
- a CDS encoding DUF418 domain-containing protein, which translates to MLLSIALANVVTAWGQNDASPHANPDSPVVYDGSVADAVTIVIGAVGVHVRGLPLFCTLLGFGIGLICNSLQRRCFPRGAAKTAIAKRYSLLAAIGAVHCLFLFYGDIMLAYGLTGILIALLIGLSNKALGWIAGLLYALNVIIFLGLAAGLAVFDVEALGSTGNLAEEFGLTLNSYGEALLAGLVGLLMSSFGLVTQLPMILPPMLVGLIFARRGYGRVTAQNSRALWTWCALMLGISFGIGLPLGLAQIGVLPAQWAITLDLVNTAFGPLTGPGLFAFFALACSGLQRLVDAGGRLPLILQPVSALGKRSMSGYVGQSILFFILVYPFTLNLTEGWGATKLSLLAIGVWLVTALIAWILEANAIPGPLEKLHRRLSYGKQGLPQRWTPTLDYRSPVSGSKAEC; encoded by the coding sequence ATGCTGCTGAGTATCGCCTTAGCGAACGTCGTCACAGCTTGGGGGCAAAACGATGCTTCACCTCATGCTAATCCAGATAGCCCTGTGGTCTACGACGGTTCAGTCGCCGACGCAGTCACCATTGTTATAGGTGCTGTTGGTGTGCATGTCCGTGGTCTGCCACTATTTTGCACCCTTCTGGGATTTGGTATCGGTTTGATTTGCAATTCACTGCAACGTCGCTGTTTCCCGCGTGGTGCAGCGAAAACAGCTATTGCGAAGCGCTATAGCTTACTGGCTGCAATCGGAGCCGTCCACTGCCTATTTCTCTTTTACGGCGACATTATGCTGGCGTACGGGTTAACAGGCATCCTTATTGCGTTGCTTATCGGCTTGAGCAACAAGGCATTGGGTTGGATAGCTGGTCTACTGTACGCGTTGAATGTGATTATTTTCCTCGGTTTAGCTGCCGGGTTAGCAGTATTCGATGTCGAAGCACTAGGCAGTACAGGCAATCTTGCAGAAGAATTTGGGCTAACCTTGAACAGCTACGGCGAAGCCCTGCTTGCCGGACTTGTCGGATTGCTGATGTCTTCATTCGGATTAGTAACACAGCTTCCAATGATTCTGCCTCCGATGCTCGTGGGGCTTATCTTTGCCCGAAGAGGCTATGGGCGCGTGACAGCGCAGAACTCACGTGCACTTTGGACATGGTGCGCCCTCATGCTTGGTATTTCTTTCGGAATTGGCCTTCCTCTCGGCTTAGCGCAGATCGGTGTGCTTCCAGCACAGTGGGCAATAACCTTAGATTTGGTTAACACCGCATTCGGTCCATTAACGGGGCCAGGGTTGTTCGCGTTTTTCGCGCTTGCATGTTCGGGCCTACAGCGCCTAGTAGATGCCGGTGGCCGGCTGCCGCTAATCCTCCAGCCGGTGAGTGCTTTGGGTAAGCGCTCCATGTCCGGATACGTCGGGCAGTCAATCCTGTTCTTCATCCTTGTGTATCCGTTTACTTTGAATCTCACGGAAGGGTGGGGAGCTACAAAACTATCGCTGCTAGCGATAGGGGTCTGGTTGGTGACGGCTCTGATTGCTTGGATTCTGGAAGCTAATGCAATTCCTGGGCCTTTAGAAAAGCTCCATAGGAGGCTGAGTTACGGTAAACAAGGTCTCCCTCAACGCTGGACACCGACGCTCGATTATCGTTCGCCTGTTTCCGGCAGCAAGGCAGAATGCTAG
- a CDS encoding metal-dependent transcriptional regulator yields the protein MRDLVDTTEMYLRTIYELEEEGITPLRARIVERLEQSGPTVSQTVARMERDELLKVLPDRSLQLTEEGRQRATSVMRKHRLAERLLTDVLKLDIHKVHDEACRWEHVMSDEVERRVLAVLDHPTHSPFGNPIPGIEELGVDAEPAPEAEGIRPIDLPSGETKRARVLQLNEILQMDNRQFRAFHDAGIRPGTEVEIYNEDGLITIIRGDKTIELNEGLGHALRVEVLD from the coding sequence GTGAGAGATTTAGTAGATACCACCGAGATGTACCTACGAACTATTTATGAGCTCGAAGAAGAAGGCATCACTCCTCTCCGTGCTCGGATTGTTGAACGTCTTGAGCAGTCCGGTCCTACTGTCAGTCAGACCGTAGCCCGCATGGAACGCGATGAGCTGCTCAAGGTTCTACCCGACCGCAGCCTCCAGCTGACTGAGGAAGGTCGCCAGCGCGCTACATCGGTCATGCGCAAACACCGCCTGGCGGAAAGGCTACTTACCGACGTACTCAAGTTGGACATCCACAAGGTCCACGATGAAGCGTGCCGTTGGGAACACGTCATGAGTGACGAAGTCGAACGCCGCGTCTTGGCAGTGTTGGACCATCCCACGCACTCCCCTTTCGGTAACCCAATTCCAGGTATCGAAGAACTCGGTGTCGACGCAGAACCTGCACCGGAAGCCGAGGGCATCCGCCCTATCGATCTACCTTCGGGTGAGACTAAACGGGCACGGGTCCTACAGCTCAACGAAATTCTGCAAATGGACAACCGCCAATTCCGCGCATTCCACGATGCCGGCATTCGCCCTGGCACCGAAGTGGAAATTTACAACGAAGACGGCCTGATCACGATTATCCGTGGAGATAAGACGATCGAGCTTAACGAAGGCCTCGGTCATGCGCTTAGGGTCGAAGTTCTCGACTAA